A genomic region of Mus musculus strain C57BL/6J chromosome 7, GRCm38.p6 C57BL/6J contains the following coding sequences:
- the Med29 gene encoding mediator of RNA polymerase II transcription subunit 29 has product MAAPQPQAAAVSSASGVSGPGSAGGPGPQQQPQPTQLVGSAQSGLLQQQQQDFDPVQRYKMLIPQLKESLQTLMKVAAQNLIQNTNIDNGQKSSDAPLQRFDKCLEEFYALCDQLELCLRLAHECLSQSCDSAKHSPTLVPTATKPDAVQPDSLPYPQYLAVIKAQITCAKDIHTALLDCANKVTGKTTAPSTGPGGSL; this is encoded by the exons ATGGCTGCGCCCCAGCCACAGGCTGCAGCGGTTTCCTCTGCGTCTGGTGTGTCAGGCCCGGGTTCTGCCGGGGGTCCGGGTCCCCAGCAACAGCCACAACCGACCCAGTTGGTGGGTTCTGCCCAGAGCGGGctcctgcagcagcagcagcaggacttCGATCCTGTGCAGCGCTACAAGATGCTCATCCCGCAACTGAAGGAGAGTCTCCAG ACTTTGATGAAGGTTGCAGCCCAGAATCTGATTCAGAACACTAACATTGACAATGGACA GAAGAGCAGTGACGCACCCTTGCAGCGCTTTGACAAGTGTTTGGAGGAGTTTTACGCACTCTGTGATCAGCTGGAACTCTGCTTG CGCCTGGCCCACGAGTGCCTTTCACAGAGCTGTGACAGCGCCAAACACTCTCCAACACTGGTACCCACAGCCACAAAGCCAGATGCAGTGCAGCCAGACAGTCTGCCCTACCCACAGTACCTGGCTGTCATCAAAGCCCAGATCACCTGTGCCAAAGACATTCATACTGCCCTGCTGGACTGTGCCAACAAGGTCACTGGAAAGACTACTGCACCCTCTACTGGCCCTGGGGGCAGCCTCTGA
- the Paf1 gene encoding RNA polymerase II-associated factor 1 homolog → MAPTIQTQAQREDGHRPNSHRTLPERSGVVCRVKYCNSLPDIPFDPKFITYPFDQNRFVQYKATSLEKQHKHDLLTEPDLGVTIDLINPDTYRIDPNVLLDPADEKLLEEEIQAPTSSKRSQQHAKVVPWMRKTEYISTEFNRYGISNEKPEVKIGVSVKQQFTEEEIYKDRDSQITAIEKTFEDAQKSISQHYSKPRVTPVEVMPVFPDFKMWINPCAQVIFDSDPAPKDTSGAAALEMMSQAMIRGMMDEEGNQFVAYFLPVEETLKKRKRDQEEEMDYAPDDVYDYKIAREYNWNVKNKASKGYEENYFFIFREGDGVYYNELETRVRLSKRRAKAGVQSGTNALLVVKHRDMNEKELEAQEARKAQLENHEPEEEEEEEMEAEEKEAGGSDEEQEKGSSSEKEGSEDEHSGSESDREEGDRDEASDKSGSGEDESSEDEARAARDKEEIFGSDADSEDDADSDDEDRGQAHRGSDNDSDSGSDGGGQRSRSQSRSRSRSASPFPSGSEHSAQEDGSEAAASDSSEADSDSD, encoded by the exons ATGGCGCCCACCATCCAGACCCAGGCCCAGAGGGAAGATGGCCACAG GCCCAATTCCCACCGGACCTTGCCTGAGAG GTCTGGAGTAGTCTGCCGAGTCAAGTACTGCAATAGCCTTCCTGACATCCCATTTGACCCCAAGTTCATCACCTACCCCTTCGACCAGAACAG GTTTGTTCAGTACAAAGCAACCTCCTTGGAGAAACAGCACAAACATGACCTCCTGACTGAGCCAGATCTGGGGGTCACCATTGATCTCATCAACCCTGACACCTACCGCATTGATCCCAATG TTCTTCTGGATCCGGCTGATGAGAAGCTTCTAGAAGAGGAGATTCAGGCTCCCACCAGCTCTAAGAG ATCCCAGCAGCATGCAAAGGTGGTACCGTGGATGCGTAAGACAGAGTATATCTCCACTGAGTTCAACAGATATGGCATCTCCAATGAGAAGCCTGAAGTCAA GATTGGGGTTTCTGTGAAACAGCAGTTCACAGAGGAAGAAATATACAAAGACAGGGACAGCCAAATCACAGCCATTGAAAAGACTTTTGAAGATGCCCAGAAATCG ATCTCCCAGCATTACAGCAAGCCCCGAGTGACACCAGTGGAGGTCATGCCTGTCTTCCCAGATTTTAAG ATGTGGATAAACCCATGTGCTCAGGTCATTTTTGACTCAGACCCAGCCCCCAAGGACACAAGTGGTGCAGCTGCATTAGAGATGATGTCTCAGGCCATGATCAG GGGCATGATGGATGAGGAAGGGAACCAGTTTGTGGCTTATTTTCTGCCTGTGGAAGAAACACTAAAGAAACGAAAGCGGGACCaagaggaagagatggactatgcaCCAGATGATGT GTATGACTATAAGATTGCTCGGGAATACAACTGGAATGTGAAGAACAAGGCCAGTAAGGGCTATGAGGAGAACTATTTCTTCATCTTCAGAGAGGGTGACGGAGTTTACTACAATGAGCTGGAGACCAG GGTCCGTCTAAGTAAGCGCCGGGCCAAGGCTGGGGTTCAGTCAGGTACCAATGCCTTGCTTGTCGTCAAACACCGTGACATGAATGAGAAGGAATTAGAAGCCCAG GAGGCACGAAAGGCCCAGTTGGAAAACCACGaaccagaggaagaggaggaggaagagatggaggctgAAGAGAAAGAAGCTGGGGGCTCAG ATGAGGAACAGGAGAAGGGTAGCAGCAGTGAGAAAGAAGGCAGCGAGGATGAACACTCTGGAAGTGAGAGTGACCGAGAAGAGGGTGACAGAGATGAGGCAAGTGACAAGAGTGGCAGCGGTGAGGATGAAAGCAGTGAGGATGAAGCACGTGCTGCCCGGGACAAAGAGGAGATTTTTGGTAGTGATGCTGATTCAGAAGATGATGCTGACTCTGATGATGAGGACAGAGGGCAGGCCCACAGGGGCAGTGACAATGACTCGGACAGCGGCAGTGATGGTGGTGGCCAGAGGAGCCGCAGCCAGAGCAGGAGTCGTAGCCGGAGTGCCAGCCCCTTCCCCAGTGGCAGTGAGCACTCAGCTCAGGAAGATGGCAGTGAAGCAGCAGCCTCTGATTCCAGTGAGGCTGACAGTGACAGTGATTGA
- the Samd4b gene encoding protein Smaug homolog 2 — protein sequence MMFRDQVGILASWFKGWNECEQTVALLSLLKRVTRTQARFLQLCLEHSLADCNDIHLLESEANSAAIVSQWQQESKEKVVSLLLSHLPLLQPGNTEAKSEYMRLLQKVLAYSIESNAFIEESRQLLSYALIHPATTLEDRNALALWLSHLEERLASGFRTRPEPSYHSRQGSDEWGGPAELAPGEAGPGWQDKPPRENGHVPFHPSSSVPPAINSIGSNANTGLPCQIHPSPLKRSMSLIPTSPQAPGEWPSPEELGARAAFTTPDHAPLSPQSSVASSGSEQTEEQGSSRNTFQEDGSGMKDVPSWLKSLRLHKYAALFSQMSYEEMMTLTEQHLESQNVTKGARHKIALSIQKLRERQSVLKSLEKDVLEGGNLRNALQELQQIIITPIKAYSVLQATPTAKDEGRGEPLLPGAEPPLTHPGSDKGTEAKDPPAAENYPPPPAPAPSDSSEPAPAPVADGDIPSQFTRVMGKVCTQLLVSRPDEENITSYLQLIEKCLTHEAFTETQKKRLLSWKQQVLKLLRTFPRKAALDMQSYRQQKGWAFGSNSLPIAGSVGMGVARRTQRQFPMPPRALPPGRMGLLSPSGIGGVSPRHALTSPSLGGQGRQNLWFANPGGSNSMPSQSRSSVQRTHSLPVHSSPQAILMFPPDCPVPGPDLEINPTLESLCLSMTEHALGDGTDKTSTI from the exons ATGATGTTCCGAGACCAAGTGGGCATCCTCGCTAGCTGGTTCAAGGGCTGGAATGAGTGTGAACAGACAGTGGCCCTGCTGTCCCTTCTGAAGCGGGTCACCCGTACCCAAGCCCGCTTTCTGCAGCTCTGCCTGGAGCACTCGCTGGCGGACTGCAATGATATCCACCTGCTGGAGTCAGAGGCCAACAGTGCTG CCATCGTCAGCCAGTGGCAACAGGAGTCCAAAGAGAAGGTGGTGTCCCTCCTGCTGTCCCATCTGCCCCTGCTCCAGCCAGGCAACACGGAGGCCAAGTCCGAGTACATGAGACTGCTGCAGAAAGTGCTGGCCTACTCCATCGAGAGCAATGCCTTCATTGAGGAGAGCCGCCAACTCCTCTCCTATGCCCTCATCCACCCAGCCACCACACTGGAGGACCGCAATGCGCTAGCCCTCTGGCTGAGCCACCTGGAAGAGCGGCTAGCTAGTGGTTTCCGCACCCGGCCAGAGCCCTCCTACCATTCACGCCAGGGCTCAGATGAATGGGGTGGACCTGCAGAGCTGGCCCCTGGAGAGGCAGGGCCAGGCTGGCAGGACAAGCCACCCAGGGAAAATGGACACGTACCCTTCCACCCATCCAGCTCTGTGCCGCCGGCCATCAACAGTATTGGGAGCAATGCAAACACAG GTCTCCCCTGCCAAATCCACCCTAGCCCACTGAAGCGCTCCATGTCACTCATCCCTACGAGCCCACAGGCCCCTGGTGAGTGGCCGAGTCCAGAGGAGCTTGGGGCCCGGGCTGCTTTCACCACGCCCGACCACGCACCCCTCTCGCCACAGAGCAGTGTGGCCTCCTCTGGCAGTGAGCAGACGGAGGAGCAGGGCTCCAGCCGGAACACTTTCCAGGAGGATGGCAGCGGGATGAAAG ATGTGCCCTCATGGCTCAAGAGCCTCCGCTTGCACAAGTATGCTGCTCTGTTCTCACAGATGAGCTACGAAGAGATGATGACCCTCACTGAGCAGCACCTAGAGTCGCAG AATGTCACCAAAGGTGCCCGGCACAAGATAGCCCTGAGCATCCAAAAGCTGCGGGAGAGACAGAGCGTCCTCAAGTCCCTAGAGAAG GATGTGCTGGAAGGTGGCAATCTGCGGAATGCTCTGCAGGAACTGCAGCAGATCATCATCACTCCTATCAAGGCCTACAGTGTCCTTCAGGCCACCCCTACTGCCAAGGATGAGGGTCGGGGGGAGCCGCTGCTGCCAGGTGCTGAGCCTCCCCTCACCCACCCTGGATCAGACAAGGGCACTGAGGCCAAGGACCCTCCAGCTGCAGAGAACTATCCTCCTCCACCAGCTCCAGCCCCCTCTGATAGCAGTGAGCCAGCCCCAGCTCCCGTCGCCGACGGAGACATCCCCAGCCAGTTTACACGGGTGATGGGCAAAG TATGCACCCAGCTGCTGGTGTCCCGACCAGACGAGGAGAACATCACCAGTTACCTCCAGCTCATCGAAAAGTGCCTGACTCATGAG gctttcacagagacacagaagaagCGGTTGCTGTCCTGGAAGCAGCAAGTGCTGAAACTCCTCCGGACATTCCCTCGAAAAGCTGCACTGGACATGCAGAGCTACCGGCAGCAGAAGGG CTGGGCATTTGGCTCCAACTCGCTCCCCATAGCTGGCTCTGTGGGGATGGGTGTTGCCCGGCGGACCCAGCGGCAGTTCCCAATGCCTCCTCGGGCATTACCACCTGGCAGGATGGGCCTCCTGAGCCCTTCAGGCATTGGGGGTGTCTCTCCTCGACATGCCCTTACCAGCCCCAGTCTTGGGGGTCAGGGCCGACAG AACCTGTGGTTTGCCAATCCTGGAGGCAGCAACAGCATGCCCAGCCAGAGCCGCAGCTCTGTGCAGCGCACTCACTCGCTCCCAGTTCACTCGTCACCCCAGGCTATTCTCATGTTCCCTCCAG ACTGCCCggtacctgggcctgacctggagATCAATCCTACCCTGGAGTCTCTGTGTCTGAGCATGACAGAACACGCCTTGGGTG ATGGGACAGACAAAACCTCCACCATCTGA